A window from Littorina saxatilis isolate snail1 linkage group LG9, US_GU_Lsax_2.0, whole genome shotgun sequence encodes these proteins:
- the LOC138976767 gene encoding gastrula zinc finger protein XlCGF57.1-like, which yields MEEGDTGVVSDVKIEIDVAEDMPQCCYRTEQLQYMPFMEVVVTDNTATMPTVQTLEGQAAVNTHRDIWLKQEILTPVTQTAVNSGSDTWLKQEIQTLETLTAVNSGSDTWVKQEIQTLETQTAVSTYSDTWLKQEIQTPKTQTAVSTYSDTWLKQEIQTPATQTAVNTYSDTWLKQEIQTPNTQTAVSTRIDTWLKQETQTPNTQTAVSTHSDTLLKQEIQTLETQTAVSNFSDTCLKQETQTPATQTAVSTHSDTWLKQEIQTPETQTAVSMLTHTGERKHVCTECDAKFTVSCNLKRHMLTHTGEKKHACTECDARFTQSGHLKRHMLTHTGEKNHACTECDAKFTRFSKLKHHMVRHTGEKKHACTECDAKFTVSCNLKRHMLTHTGEKKHACTECDARFTESGHLKRHMLTHTGEKKHACTECDAKFSQSNQLKRHMLTHTGEKKHACTECDARFTQSGTLKGHMLKHTGERKHACTECDAKFSVSGSLKRHMLRHTGEKRHACTVCDAKFFQFSELKQHMVRHTGKKKYACTECDAKFTVSCSLKRHMLRHTGEKRHACTVCDAKFTQSGNLKQHMVRHIGEKKHACTECDAKFIQFGDLKQSINQYQSI from the coding sequence TGCCTTTCATGGAGGTTGTGGTCACAGACAACACAGCTACCATGCCTACAGTGCAGACATTGGAAGGACAAGCTGCAGTCAACACTCACAGGGATatctggctgaaacaagagatactgACACCAgtaacacagactgcagtcaactctggcagtgatacctggctgaaacaagagatacagacactagAAACACTGACTGCAGTCAACTCTGGCAGTGATACCTGggtgaaacaagagatacagacactagaaacacagactgcagtcagcacttacagtgatacctggctgaaacaagagatacagacaccaaaaacacagactgcagtcagcacttacagtgatacctggctgaaacaagagatacagacaccagcaacacagactgcagtcaacacttacagtgatacctggctgaaacaagagatacagacaccaaacacacagactgcagtcagcactcgcattgatacctggctgaaacaagagacacagacaccaaacacacagactgcagtcagcactcacagtgataccttgctgaaacaagagatacagacactagaaacacagactgcagtcagcaaTTTCAGTGATACCTGTCTGaaacaagagacacagacaccagcaacacagactgcagtcagcactcacagtgatacctggctgaaacaagagatacagacaccagaaacacagactgcagtcagcatGTTAACCCATACAGGAGAGAGAAAACATGtgtgtacagagtgtgatgcaaAGTTCACAGTGTCTTgtaatttgaagcgacacatgttaacccatacaggagagaaaaaacatgcatgtacagagtgtgatgctaggttcacacagtctggtcatttgaagcgacacatgttaacccatacaggagagaaaaaccatgcatgtacagagtgtgatgctaagtTCACACGGTTTAGTAAATTGAAGCATCACATGGTGAgacatacaggggagaaaaaacatgcatgtacagagtgtgatgctaagtTTACAGTGTCTTgtaatttgaagcgacacatgttaacccatacaggagagaaaaaacatgcttgtacagagtgtgatgctaggttcacagagtctggtcatttgaagcgacacatgttaacacatacaggagagaaaaaacatgcatgtacagagtgtgatgctaagtTTTCACAGTCTAATCaattgaagcgacacatgttaacccatacaggagagaaaaaacatgcttgtaccgagtgtgatgctaggttcacacagTCTGGTACTTTGAAGGGACACATGTTGAAACATACAGGGGAGAGAAAACATgcttgtacagagtgtgatgctaagtTTTCAGTGTCTGGttctttgaagcgacacatgttgagacatacaggagagaaaagacATGCATGTACAGTGTGTGATGCTAAGTTCTTTCAGTTTAGTGAattgaagcaacacatggtgAGACATACAGGGAAGAAAAaatatgcatgtacagagtgtgatgctaagtTTACAGTGTCTTGttctttgaagcgacacatgttgagacatacaggagaaaaaagACATGCTTGTACAGTGTGTGATGCTAAGTTCACACAGTCTGgtaatttgaagcaacacatggtgAGACATATAGGGGAGAAAAAACATgcttgtacagagtgtgatgctaagtTCATACAGTTTGGTGATTtgaagcaatcaatcaatcaatatcaatcaatatga